The following coding sequences lie in one Paracidovorax avenae genomic window:
- a CDS encoding TetR/AcrR family transcriptional regulator — MATKRTSPSASPVGMRRQPTQERARQTIEAIFGATAQIVENDGDTALTTNRIAQVAGVSIGTLYQYFPSRESVLLAMVDRERERVQRELQQMLDDALARQRPVREVLQDMVRLLVSAFGTGGQSRVRRAMVRLGWRVDQHDRFTAALREGAERNAMALARLVEAGDASVRPPTPAMMFVATRAVMGAIRSASLENSPLLGQPAFEDELVRMLWGLLRAGE; from the coding sequence ATGGCCACGAAACGAACATCCCCCTCCGCAAGCCCCGTGGGCATGCGGCGCCAGCCCACCCAGGAGCGCGCGCGGCAGACCATCGAGGCCATTTTCGGAGCCACTGCTCAGATTGTGGAAAACGATGGCGACACCGCCTTGACCACCAACCGCATCGCCCAGGTGGCGGGGGTGTCCATCGGCACGCTCTACCAGTACTTCCCGTCCCGGGAATCCGTGCTGCTGGCGATGGTGGACCGCGAGCGCGAACGGGTGCAGCGCGAACTGCAGCAGATGCTGGACGACGCGCTGGCCCGGCAGCGGCCCGTGCGCGAGGTGCTGCAGGACATGGTCCGGCTGCTGGTATCGGCCTTCGGCACGGGCGGGCAGTCCCGCGTGCGGCGCGCCATGGTGCGCCTGGGCTGGCGCGTGGACCAGCATGACCGCTTCACCGCCGCGCTGCGCGAGGGCGCCGAGCGCAACGCCATGGCGCTGGCCCGGCTGGTGGAGGCCGGCGATGCCTCGGTGCGGCCGCCCACGCCGGCCATGATGTTCGTGGCCACCCGCGCGGTGATGGGGGCGATCCGCAGCGCATCGCTGGAGAATTCGCCGCTGCTCGGCCAGCCGGCTTTCGAGGACGAACTGGTGCGCATGCTCTGGGGGCTGCTGCGCGCAGGGGAGTGA
- a CDS encoding ankyrin repeat domain-containing protein gives MRSLCLPAWCLAAGLAACAPALAAPAAPEAPPPRAVAPDAAAAPQDPARLQAQLRQYLFDAARQGRSDMVGEFVAAGYDLNVRDEKGYTPLILAAYHGHREVVEQLLKAGADPCAQDRRGNTALMGAIFKGEMAIARRLVQTACAPDQRNNAGQTAAMYAALFQRAELLRDLAAKGADLGARDARGNGVAELQRGEFAATR, from the coding sequence ATGCGCAGCCTTTGCCTTCCGGCCTGGTGCCTGGCCGCGGGTCTCGCGGCCTGTGCCCCGGCCCTGGCGGCCCCGGCCGCCCCCGAAGCTCCACCGCCCCGGGCGGTGGCCCCTGACGCTGCCGCCGCACCCCAGGATCCCGCCCGGCTGCAGGCGCAACTGCGGCAGTATCTTTTCGACGCCGCGCGCCAGGGGCGCTCGGACATGGTGGGCGAGTTCGTGGCGGCGGGCTACGACCTGAACGTGCGCGACGAGAAGGGGTACACGCCGCTCATCCTCGCCGCCTACCACGGCCACCGCGAGGTGGTCGAGCAATTGCTGAAGGCCGGTGCCGATCCCTGTGCGCAGGACCGGCGCGGCAACACCGCCCTGATGGGCGCCATCTTCAAGGGCGAAATGGCGATCGCCCGCCGCCTCGTGCAGACGGCCTGCGCGCCGGACCAGCGCAACAACGCGGGCCAGACGGCCGCGATGTACGCGGCGCTGTTCCAGCGCGCCGAACTGCTGCGGGACCTCGCCGCGAAGGGGGCGGACCTCGGCGCGCGGGATGCCCGGGGCAACGGCGTCGCCGAGCTGCAGCGCGGCGAGTTCGCCGCCACGCGCTGA
- a CDS encoding tyrosinase family protein, whose protein sequence is MEPIAAGPICREKTTRCKYCPHGDWVFLPWRRGFVDMYERAAAVLAGNLQFAMPHRNALTGPYALTDGLVGPDVIRQIYSEISGPVDRERLANFSALFDPAAREAPLWRRSATRDPPSARAVAPGRQHPHRIPYALTPRPPP, encoded by the coding sequence ATTGAGCCCATCGCCGCGGGTCCGATATGCAGGGAAAAAACGACCCGATGCAAGTACTGCCCGCACGGGGACTGGGTCTTCCTGCCGTGGCGCCGCGGCTTCGTGGACATGTACGAGCGGGCGGCTGCAGTGCTTGCGGGCAACCTGCAGTTCGCCATGCCGCACCGCAACGCGCTCACGGGGCCCTATGCGCTCACGGACGGTCTCGTCGGGCCCGATGTGATCCGCCAGATCTATTCGGAAATCAGCGGCCCGGTCGACCGGGAGCGCCTCGCCAATTTCTCGGCACTCTTCGATCCGGCAGCGCGGGAAGCGCCGCTCTGGCGCCGGTCCGCCACCCGTGACCCTCCGTCCGCGCGTGCCGTGGCCCCCGGAAGGCAACACCCGCACCGCATCCCCTACGCCCTCACACCCAGGCCACCTCCATGA
- the katB gene encoding catalase KatB codes for MKFQRLVTAAVVLHAAMAPAAFAQSVLTRDNGAPVGDNQNSQTAGPNGPSLLQDVQLIQKLQRFDRERIPERVVHARGTGVKGEFTASEDISALTKAKLFRPGERTPVFVRFSSVVHGNHSPETLRDPRGFATKFYTSEGNWDLVGNNFPTFFIRDAIKFPDMVHAFKPDPRSNLDDDSRRFDFFSHVPEATRTLTLLYSNEGTPAGYRFMDGNSVHAYKFVNAQGQVHYVKFHWKSLQGLKNLDPKQVEQVQGKDYSHMTNDLVNAIRQGDFPRWDLYIQVLKPEDLGKFDFDPLDATKIWPGIPERKIGQMVLNRNVDNFFQETEQVAMAPANIVPGIEPSEDRLLQGRVFSYADTQLYRVGTNGLSLPVNRPRVAVNNGNQDGTLNTGHTTSGVNYEPSRLEPRPQDPTARYSQLPLTGTTQQAKIAKEQNFKQAGDLYRSYGKKEQQDLIQSFGESLAGADAESKHIILSFLYKADPEYGTGVARVAKGDLARVKQLAAALQD; via the coding sequence ATGAAATTCCAGAGACTTGTGACCGCAGCCGTCGTGCTGCATGCGGCCATGGCACCGGCCGCGTTCGCGCAATCGGTGCTCACGCGCGACAACGGAGCGCCGGTCGGCGACAACCAGAACTCGCAGACGGCGGGCCCGAACGGACCCAGCCTGCTGCAGGACGTGCAGCTCATCCAGAAGCTCCAGCGCTTCGACCGCGAGCGCATCCCCGAGCGCGTGGTGCACGCGCGCGGCACGGGCGTGAAGGGTGAATTCACCGCGTCCGAAGACATCTCCGCGCTGACCAAGGCCAAGCTCTTCCGCCCCGGCGAGCGCACCCCGGTGTTCGTGCGCTTCTCGTCCGTGGTGCACGGCAACCATTCGCCCGAGACGCTGCGCGATCCGCGCGGCTTCGCCACCAAGTTCTACACGTCCGAAGGCAACTGGGACCTCGTGGGCAACAACTTCCCCACCTTCTTCATCCGCGACGCGATCAAGTTCCCCGACATGGTCCACGCGTTCAAGCCGGATCCGCGCAGCAACCTCGACGACGACTCGCGCCGCTTCGACTTCTTCTCGCACGTGCCGGAGGCCACGCGCACGCTCACGCTGCTCTACTCGAACGAGGGCACGCCCGCGGGCTACCGCTTCATGGACGGCAACAGCGTGCATGCCTACAAGTTCGTGAACGCCCAGGGCCAGGTGCACTACGTCAAGTTCCACTGGAAGAGCCTGCAGGGCCTGAAGAACCTCGACCCGAAACAGGTCGAGCAGGTCCAGGGCAAGGACTACAGCCACATGACGAACGACCTGGTGAATGCCATCCGCCAGGGCGACTTTCCCAGGTGGGACCTGTACATCCAGGTGCTCAAGCCCGAAGACCTCGGCAAGTTCGACTTCGATCCGCTGGACGCCACCAAGATCTGGCCCGGCATTCCCGAGCGCAAGATCGGCCAGATGGTCCTGAACAGGAACGTGGACAACTTCTTCCAGGAGACCGAACAGGTGGCGATGGCGCCGGCCAACATCGTGCCCGGCATCGAGCCGTCGGAAGACCGCCTGCTGCAGGGCCGCGTGTTCTCGTATGCGGACACCCAGCTCTACCGCGTCGGCACCAACGGTCTGTCCCTGCCCGTGAACCGGCCCCGCGTCGCGGTGAACAACGGCAACCAGGACGGCACCCTGAACACCGGCCACACCACCAGCGGCGTGAACTACGAGCCCAGCCGCCTGGAACCGCGCCCGCAGGATCCCACCGCGCGCTACAGCCAGCTGCCGCTCACGGGCACGACCCAGCAGGCGAAGATCGCGAAGGAGCAGAACTTCAAGCAGGCCGGTGACCTGTACCGCAGCTACGGCAAGAAGGAGCAGCAGGACCTGATCCAGAGCTTCGGCGAATCCCTCGCGGGCGCCGATGCGGAGAGCAAGCACATCATCCTGTCGTTCCTCTACAAGGCCGATCCCGAATACGGCACGGGCGTGGCCCGCGTGGCCAAGGGCGACCTGGCGCGCGTGAAGCAACTCGCCGCCGCGCTGCAGGACTGA
- a CDS encoding DMT family transporter, whose amino-acid sequence MLAGILAGLAAGALWGLVFIAPRLASGFASVDLTAGRFVAYGAVAAGMVLWGAARRQAGQPRRLPTLRQAGAALWLSILGFTGYYLLLVLAIRDAGAPLPALIIGTIPVWVMVLGKPRGLRWGALAPGLLLTIAGIVLMAWAPHGGEAGQGAAASPTFWRGIGIALVALVFWTAFAILNARWLQRHPEVGATDWANWLGLATGLGGVLLWLVAGSPLSAIAAQPGIATFAAVCAAIGFGSSWLATILWNVASQRLPASLCGQLIVSETLFAIVYSFALEGHWPAPLQWAACALFTLGILASINAHR is encoded by the coding sequence ATGCTGGCCGGCATCCTCGCGGGGCTCGCCGCGGGCGCGCTCTGGGGGCTGGTCTTCATCGCGCCGCGCCTCGCATCGGGGTTCGCGTCCGTGGACCTCACGGCCGGCCGGTTCGTCGCCTATGGCGCGGTCGCCGCGGGCATGGTGCTCTGGGGCGCGGCCCGCCGCCAGGCCGGCCAGCCGCGGCGCCTGCCCACCCTGCGGCAGGCCGGCGCCGCGCTCTGGCTGAGCATCCTGGGATTCACGGGCTACTACCTGCTGCTGGTGCTGGCGATCCGCGATGCCGGCGCGCCGTTGCCGGCCCTCATCATCGGCACGATCCCCGTCTGGGTCATGGTGCTGGGCAAGCCCCGCGGCCTGCGCTGGGGCGCGCTGGCACCGGGCCTGTTGCTCACCATCGCAGGGATCGTGCTGATGGCCTGGGCACCGCACGGCGGGGAGGCGGGGCAGGGCGCGGCCGCCTCGCCCACCTTCTGGCGCGGCATCGGCATCGCCCTGGTGGCGCTGGTGTTCTGGACCGCCTTCGCGATCCTGAATGCGCGCTGGCTGCAGCGGCATCCGGAGGTCGGCGCCACGGACTGGGCCAACTGGCTGGGGCTGGCCACCGGCCTGGGCGGCGTGCTGCTCTGGCTCGTGGCGGGCAGCCCCCTGTCCGCCATCGCGGCGCAGCCCGGCATCGCCACCTTCGCGGCGGTGTGCGCGGCCATCGGTTTCGGATCGAGCTGGCTGGCCACCATCCTCTGGAACGTGGCGAGCCAGCGGCTGCCCGCCAGCCTCTGCGGCCAGCTGATCGTGAGCGAGACGCTCTTCGCCATCGTGTACTCCTTCGCGCTCGAGGGCCACTGGCCCGCGCCCCTGCAATGGGCCGCCTGCGCGCTTTTCACGCTGGGCATCCTGGCATCCATCAACGCCCACCGGTGA
- a CDS encoding DJ-1/PfpI family protein, protein MFPDFEPLDVWGFIEAFSIARFIGTGYSQPPGPCPFEILLISNECRSAAGGTPAPVRSFNGPRVVPDRSRDEALEQPPDLLMVPEGRGVNHLLDGGGTEELAQLLDWLRAMDGRVSVLASVCTGAALLAKAGLLDGQPATTNQQAFGWVAGFGPGVLWDNTSRWVDAGHHVTSAGVSAGTDMAWHLVSRLAGRAVAETAALVAEYGWHRDPAQPIFYPQQATVPSAN, encoded by the coding sequence GTGTTTCCTGATTTCGAACCGCTTGATGTCTGGGGCTTCATCGAGGCGTTCTCCATAGCCCGCTTCATCGGCACCGGCTACAGCCAGCCGCCAGGGCCGTGCCCTTTCGAAATCCTGCTGATTTCCAACGAATGCCGATCCGCAGCAGGCGGCACGCCCGCTCCCGTGCGAAGCTTCAACGGTCCACGCGTGGTGCCGGACCGGTCCCGCGACGAGGCGCTGGAGCAGCCGCCGGACCTGCTGATGGTGCCTGAAGGCCGGGGCGTGAACCACCTGCTGGATGGTGGCGGCACGGAGGAACTGGCGCAGTTGCTGGACTGGCTCCGCGCCATGGATGGCCGGGTATCCGTTCTCGCCTCCGTCTGCACCGGAGCGGCCCTGCTGGCCAAAGCGGGGTTGCTGGACGGACAGCCGGCCACCACGAACCAGCAGGCATTCGGCTGGGTGGCCGGCTTCGGCCCCGGGGTGCTTTGGGACAACACATCGCGCTGGGTGGATGCGGGCCACCATGTCACCTCGGCCGGCGTCTCCGCCGGCACCGACATGGCCTGGCACCTCGTGTCCCGGCTCGCAGGCCGCGCGGTAGCCGAAACCGCGGCCCTGGTCGCCGAATACGGCTGGCATCGCGACCCTGCCCAGCCGATCTTCTATCCGCAGCAGGCAACCGTCCCCTCGGCAAACTGA